One part of the Cellvibrionales bacterium genome encodes these proteins:
- a CDS encoding DUF2939 domain-containing protein: protein MKKTLAGAAIFLVAAYVFALPYITVHQIRQAVKARDSVALSEHIDFPSVRLSLKDQLNAALMGKIQSDEMKDNPFAALGMMLAGPLVDKMLEAYVTPAGIGQLLSGKKPSMKGVKKIQQETAGAANNVPPTGESATEEKPLADVTLGYKTASRFEVEDQKKGVRVVLRRDGLSWKVSDIVFSELQNE from the coding sequence ATGAAAAAAACATTAGCAGGAGCGGCTATTTTTTTAGTGGCGGCGTATGTGTTTGCGCTGCCGTATATCACGGTGCATCAAATTCGGCAGGCAGTTAAAGCGCGCGATAGCGTAGCCCTGTCGGAACACATCGACTTTCCCAGTGTGCGCCTGAGTTTGAAAGACCAGCTCAACGCCGCCTTGATGGGAAAAATACAAAGTGACGAAATGAAAGATAACCCGTTTGCGGCACTGGGCATGATGTTGGCCGGCCCTCTGGTCGACAAAATGCTGGAAGCCTATGTAACACCGGCAGGGATAGGGCAGTTGTTATCTGGTAAAAAACCCAGCATGAAGGGTGTGAAAAAAATACAGCAAGAAACGGCAGGCGCAGCAAACAATGTGCCGCCGACTGGCGAATCAGCTACAGAAGAAAAACCCTTGGCCGATGTGACGCTAGGCTATAAAACCGCTAGCCGTTTTGAAGTGGAAGATCAAAAAAAGGGTGTGCGTGTAGTGTTGCGCAGAGACGGCTTGTCGTGGAAAGTGAGCGACATCGTTTTCTCCGAGCTGCAGAACGAATAA